In Desulfovibrio sp. 86, the following proteins share a genomic window:
- a CDS encoding DUF488 domain-containing protein codes for MNIILHRVYDHDSSEPGSVRILVDRIWPRGIAKAAANWDVWLKEVAPSNELRKWFAHDREKWDEFKQRYFAELDAAGPTSAAVGQLKKLLAGTHTAVFLYAAKDELCNNAVALKAYLEALPG; via the coding sequence GTGAATATCATCCTGCACCGTGTGTATGATCATGACAGTAGTGAACCTGGAAGCGTGCGCATCCTGGTGGACCGCATCTGGCCACGGGGCATAGCCAAGGCAGCCGCCAACTGGGACGTGTGGCTCAAGGAAGTGGCCCCGTCCAATGAACTGCGCAAATGGTTCGCCCATGACAGGGAAAAATGGGACGAGTTCAAGCAACGCTACTTTGCGGAGCTTGACGCGGCCGGGCCAACAAGCGCGGCTGTCGGTCAACTGAAGAAGCTTCTCGCGGGCACGCACACGGCGGTTTTTCTGTACGCCGCCAAGGATGAGCTCTGCAACAACGCGGTGGCCCTGAAAGCCTATCTGGAAGCCCTGCCCGGCTGA